AGGCAAAATCTGCGCAAGCCCTAATTGGCTATAGATAAAAACAAGGGCGATTAAAATTATAATGATTTTTTTATTTTTGCCTCGTATCTGCATATATTAAAATAGCTAAGGCTTCATTTCTTACTCGGAGAATTTATGCTCCCAAGACCATAAAAGGGGTGTTCATCAGCCATTATATTAAATATAAATGATTTAAAGATATAATACAACAATTAATTAATCTTCAGAGAAAACGCTTTCAAATAACAACCACGAATTCTCCGCGGGGTTTATTTTGTTTGAAATGGCTCAATATGTATTCTGGAGAGCCCCTTATAATCTCTTCAAATTTCTTGGTGAGTTCTCTGGCTACCACTATATGCTTATCACCAAATATTTCATGGACATCTTTAATAGTGGCAAGTATCCTGTGGCAAGATTCATAAAATATTACAGTTCGCTTAAGGCCCGATAACTCTTTAAGGCGGTTGTGCCGGGAAATACTTTTATTCGGCAGAAATCCTTCGAATATAAAACTGTGCGCTGGCTTGCCGGACAGGACTAAAGCATTAATAAAAGCGGTGGGTCCGGGAATAACGGTAACGTTAATATTATTTTCGATCGCCAGATTTATTATATTATAGCCCGGGTCAAGGATGCCGGGAGTACCTGCATCAGAGACTAGAGCTACATCCTTTCCTTCTTTTAAAACCCTCAGCAAATATTGGCCCTTAATAAGTTTGTTGTGCTCAAAATAGCTTGTGGTCGGAGTAAGGATATGATATTGATCAAGGAGGATTTTGGTATGTCTGGTATCTTCGCAAGCAATCAAATCTACAGATTTTAACACTTCGATGGCCCTAAAACTTACATCAGCCAGATTGCCTATTGGGGTAGAAACAACATACAACATATCTTATCCTTGGCTAGATAAATAGAGCCGGATTATTATTATCCGGGCTACAAATGATTGTTATTCTACCGTTACAGACTTGGCTAAATTACGTGGTTGGTCTACATCGCAGCCGCGCTTTGCAGCTATATGATAAGCCAATAATTGTAAAGGTAGTGCTACGGTAAGGGGAGAAAAAAGCTCTTCTGTTTTCGGAACCAATACCACGTCTTTAGTCATTTTGCCTATCTGATTGTCGCCTGCGCTGGCGATAGCTATTACCTTACCCCGGCGGCTTAAAATTTCCTGTATATTTGATACCATCTTATCGTAGACTTTAGACGCCGGAGTTATACAGACAACAGCCCTATATTCATCAATCAAGGCAATTGGCCCATGTTTCATTTCACCGGCAGCATAGCCTTCGGCAGGTATATAAGAAATTTCTTTTAATTTTAACGCGCCTTCAAGCGCAGAAGGGTAATTAAAACTCCGCCCCAAGAACAAGAATGAACCGAAGTTCGAATTCTTTTTAGCTATGCGCGCAATTTTATCCTGCCTGGATAATATTGCTCTCTGCATCCTGGGTATTTGTCTTAATTTTTCAACATGCCTTTCTATCTGCGGCTTACTCAGAGTCCTTCTTTTGTCAGCGATATAAAAAGCCAGCAAGTATAAAATTACTAGCTGCGCAATATATGCTTTTGTAGAAGCCACGCCTATTTCGGGACCAGCATGGGTATATATTACGCCGTCGGACTCCCTGGTTAATGTAGATCCCAGGACATTGCATATAGATAAAATACTGGCGCCACGGTTCTTGGCCTCCCTTATACCTGCTAAAGTATCAGCTGTTTCACCGGATTGGCTTATAGCAATAACCAGAGAATCTTTATCAATAAGCAGGTCCCTGTAGCGGAACTCGCTAGAAACATCCACATTAACAGGTATTGCACATAATGATTCGATTATATATTTACCTACTATTCCGGCATGATATGCGGTTCCGCAGGCGACAATATTAATATTCTTTATATTTTTAAATTTCTCGGCTGGTATCTTCATCTCTTCAAAAACTATTCCCGAGCCGTGATCGATCCTGGAGTCAATCAAGTCTTCAACAATATGCGGTTGCTCATTGATCTCCTTAAGCATAAAATGTTTATACCCCTGCTTCTGGGCCTGATCAATACTCCAGTTTATCCTTATAACCTTGGCCTGCTTTAGCTTGCCATCCAACCCCTTAATGGCATATTTATCATCCTCTAAAATAACCATCTCATTGTCATTCAAAAATATTATATCCTTGACCTTATCCAGAATAGCCGGGACGTCAGATGCCAAAAAGTTCTCGTCTTTACCAATGCCGACAACCAGAGGGCTGCCTAATCGCGCCCCGATTATTTTACCAGGTTCTTTTTCAGAAATAACCGCTATAGCAAAAGAACCAACTATATTACCAAGCGCTTTCCTTACGGCTTCTTCTAAGGGCATAGATTTATAAAATTTTTCAACAAGATGCACGATGGCTTCTGTATCGGTTTCGCTGGAAAAATGATGGCCTTCCTTACATAGCATGGTTCTTAACAAAGCATGATTCTCAATTATGCCGTTATGGACAATGGCGATCTTATTACCGCAGTCACTATGGGGATGAGCATTAATCTTTGTGGGTGCGCCATGCGTTGCCCACCTTGTATGGGCTATGCCGACCCTTCCTGGCAAAGGATGTTGGCTGATAATATTCTCAAGGTTTTTAATTTTACCTGGGGTTTTTTTAATCCGGATACAGTTGCTGGCAGGAGAGAGTATCGCTATCCCACTGGAATCATAACCTC
This genomic stretch from Candidatus Omnitrophota bacterium harbors:
- the rsmI gene encoding 16S rRNA (cytidine(1402)-2'-O)-methyltransferase translates to MLYVVSTPIGNLADVSFRAIEVLKSVDLIACEDTRHTKILLDQYHILTPTTSYFEHNKLIKGQYLLRVLKEGKDVALVSDAGTPGILDPGYNIINLAIENNINVTVIPGPTAFINALVLSGKPAHSFIFEGFLPNKSISRHNRLKELSGLKRTVIFYESCHRILATIKDVHEIFGDKHIVVARELTKKFEEIIRGSPEYILSHFKQNKPRGEFVVVI
- the glmS gene encoding glutamine--fructose-6-phosphate transaminase (isomerizing), with amino-acid sequence MCGIIGYVGQKQAQPILLNGLKRLEYRGYDSSGIAILSPASNCIRIKKTPGKIKNLENIISQHPLPGRVGIAHTRWATHGAPTKINAHPHSDCGNKIAIVHNGIIENHALLRTMLCKEGHHFSSETDTEAIVHLVEKFYKSMPLEEAVRKALGNIVGSFAIAVISEKEPGKIIGARLGSPLVVGIGKDENFLASDVPAILDKVKDIIFLNDNEMVILEDDKYAIKGLDGKLKQAKVIRINWSIDQAQKQGYKHFMLKEINEQPHIVEDLIDSRIDHGSGIVFEEMKIPAEKFKNIKNINIVACGTAYHAGIVGKYIIESLCAIPVNVDVSSEFRYRDLLIDKDSLVIAISQSGETADTLAGIREAKNRGASILSICNVLGSTLTRESDGVIYTHAGPEIGVASTKAYIAQLVILYLLAFYIADKRRTLSKPQIERHVEKLRQIPRMQRAILSRQDKIARIAKKNSNFGSFLFLGRSFNYPSALEGALKLKEISYIPAEGYAAGEMKHGPIALIDEYRAVVCITPASKVYDKMVSNIQEILSRRGKVIAIASAGDNQIGKMTKDVVLVPKTEELFSPLTVALPLQLLAYHIAAKRGCDVDQPRNLAKSVTVE